The genomic DNA ATATTATATATAAGAAAAATATAGCATGGTTCAGTAGGACGAGTTTAAGGTTTCTTATTCTGAAAAGATTGATAATATTTATATGTATTTTCAGGATCTATCATTATGAAATTTGATTTCTCAAATATATTTCTGAGCAAGGGGCTGGATTATTTCTCCGATGATCTGGTTCTGCAAGATGTTCTGAATTATCTGGGATACGATGCTGATGAGAAACTCTCCGAGATGGGTAGGTACGTCAGCACGGAGATGATAGAGGATTCGATATTCATTGATCATTACGGTGAGCCCGCCCTGCAGACCTGGGGTATCCTCGATAACCGTACGGATGGAATATGGATATCAAGAACGCATCAGAACATGATCGATAGATTGCTGGATATGGGTGTTGTATCTCGCATCGTTGAGAAAGACGATCTCATGTACCATTTCATCTCTGGATATCTTATATCTGATTCCGGTCTGTTCTGCACTCTGACACTGACGGGGCAGACTGCATACGGTCTTAAGAAATACGGAGGAGAGGATCTCGAGGTCTTTCTGAAGCACTATGCTAACCGAGATCACTGGCTTGGTGCCACCTATTACACGGAGATACAGGGTGGAAGTGATCTCGGCGCAAACCAAACCACCGCGGTTAAATCTGGCAAGAAATATATACTGAACGGTGAGAACAAGTACTTCGCAAGCAATGCGGGCCTGGCCGATGGTGCAGTGGTCACAGCAAGAATGCAGGGTGCGAAGCCAGGTGCAAAGGGCATATCAGTCTTCTTCGTGCCCACGATCAGATCCGACGGTACGCGTAACTATGAGATACGAAGGATAAAGGACAAGCTGGGCACCATAATGGTGCCAACTGGCGAGGTGGTGCTCAAAGATTCTGAAGGATATCTGATTGGCGATGAGAAGAATGGCATATACATAGCGCTGGAGATACTTGAAGTTTCAAGAATAGATGACGCCATAGCTGCGGTGGGTATAGCGCGAAAAGCCCTCTGGGAGGCATATCTCTATTCCAAAAGAAGGACGGCATTCGGAAAGCCCATAATCGATCATCCCCTCATGCTGAGGGATCTGGCGGAGATGGAATCTGAGGTGGAGGCATCGACTGTGCTCTCAATGGTTGCGGCCGACATGTTCAGCAGGGCATCACATTTGAAGCCTCCCTACGACGATCAGTACCATATGGCCAGGGCCTTTACGCACATGGCAAAGAACGTGGCATCATGGTCCAGCGATTATGTCACAAGATATGCGATGGAGGTCTTTGGTGGAAAGGGCTTCCTGAAGGAATTCCCCATAGAGAAGTTCCACAGGGACTCGATCGTTACATCGTTATGGGAGGGGACGAGCAACATCCAGGCGCTTGATTTTCTGGAGCTTATGCAGAAGAAGGGTATAGACGAAAAGATCTTCACGCTGATATGGAACATTATGGAGAATCTCTCATCTGACAATGCGGCCATAGTAAAGTCGGCATTCGATTCCGTCCGTGAAAGGGTTCTGGCATATAGGAACTCTGGAAATGTGGAGTATTTTGCCAAGGACATGCTCAACCTCTTCGGCTACCTCTCCTCTCTCGCGTACATGTTTTCTGTATCTGAAAAAACAGGGAATGTTGGAATGCAGATGGCCGCAAGGATATATTACTATAGGCATTTTCTGGGATCATTGCCACCTGATATTCCATTCGGGGATCTGCACAGGGTCGTTGACTGGATGAACATAGGTGGTGGCGAAAAGGTCATAGAGGTAAAATGATTGCAGAATCATGCGAATAAGGATACGAGTATTATCCCATTTTTCCATCGCTTTGGGTTTCGATGAATCATCCTTCATTGTGCCAGAAGGCATTACATTCGGTGAGATGAAGGAAACCCTGATTGATCGCTTCAGTACTTTTATACGTCCAATAGAAATTGGAATGTATGCAAACATGAGGCCAGAAGACGATCAGTATGTGCTTAAGGACGGCGATACCATATACATATTCCCAAGATCTTCTACACCCTGATTGCAGGAACGGTTATATGAGCAGTTACGTGTGATCCTAATGCGCATAAATTTATATCAAACAGGCATACTTATGCATGGATCCAGAAATTATTTTTAAGAAGATAGACGATCTGGGCGAAGGCCCTACTTTTGACGAAAAGAGGAACAGAGTTTACTGGGTTGACATAAGAGGTAAGAAATTTCACTACCTGAATCTTGATAATTCTGAGATGAAGACTTTCGCTTCCATCGGGATGATATCGTCCATAGTGCCAACTGACAGCAATATGATGGCTGCCACAGTCGATCATGGTTTGTATCTTATTGACGATAACGGAAAGCACACACTGCTGATTGAGGTTGAAAAGGAACAGAAGTCCACAAGGTTCAACGACGGCAAGGCAGATCCGTTCGGTAACTATGTTGCCGGCACCATGGATCTTGAGGAAAAGAGGCCCATAGGATCACTCTACGTTCTGACAGGAAAGACCATCAGGCGTATTCTCGATAATCTGACGATATCAAACGGCATAGCTTGGAACACGAAGAAGAAAGTATTCTATCACATCGATACGCCGAAGAGAAGGGTCGAGGCCTACTCATATGACAGCAGGATGAACATAGAGAGGATGGGTACGGCTGTGGATTTCAGAAACGAGGTGGGAAATCCAGACGGCATGACCATCGATGCTGAAGGTAATCTATGGGTTGCGCACTGGGGGGGTAACAGGATAACGGTTCATGATCCGGAAAAGCAGAAAAAGATAGATGAGATAAAGTTCCCAGCCCAGAATATAACATCATGCGTGTTTGCAGGTGATGGGCTGCATGACCTTTACGTTTCATCCGCTTCAAATGGAAATGCGGACGATCTCGGTGGAAGTCTCTTCCGCGTGAAAACTGAATACACAGGATCAAGGACCTTTGTATTCAGCGTTCCCTGAAATTCCTTCTGCAAATTTTTCGGCCTTTTCTATGAGGTTTTCCCATTTTTTCAATATGTCGGAATACTTTTCCGCGATCGTCTCAAGATCCTGCATCTCCACCACGTCGATGTAATTCTCGGGTTCATAGGGTTTTATATTCGCACCATCTTTCAACATTTTTCCTATGTCAATATAGCTTTCTCTCCAGTCATGCTTTATCTTGAAGGCGTTCCACGCATTTCCGGTTGCAAAGATCTCATCCGGGAGCTTCTGTATATTAGAGATGAAGCGAATGTTTTCTATAAGTGTCTTGAAATGCGATAGGGCATCTGAAAAATAATCAATGAATTCTACAAATGAATCTTTCATTATCTGAAAATCTCTATGATATCCGGAGGTCTTGTTCAAAAACGTGGACCAGATCATAACCGCATTTGACATTGAAAGTGAGGCTATACCCTGAAGAAGTTCTAAATAATCAGGATTTCTCTTGTTTGGCATCAGTGAGCTCCCCGTTGTGAATGCATCAGGCAAAGTAACGTAACCCATTCTATAATAATCAATGAGATCCATCGCGATCCTAGAGATGAACACCGCGGTCTGCGTTATTGAATTCACGACTGATGTGAACACGTACTGGTAAAGAGATGCGGCAAACATAGGGTTTTTATGAGGCTGTCCAAGTCCAAGCATCACAGCCATGGTGTAAAGCGATCCGGAGAAAGGGCTTCCATACCCGGATCCATATCCGTAGGCAAGATCAGAGACGATGGATACGGAATGATCGATCGCTTTGATATGGAAAGCAAGCGATTCCTCTATGTAGTTGAGATAGGTTCTGGCAGATATCGGCATCGCTGGCATAAAATGTGTAGATCCAGGCAGCAAAGCATCTGTTTCCAGTTTTTCTAGCACTTTTATGCACTGCAGCATATCCGAAACAATCTTAGCAGTTCTCTCAACCGTGAACATGAGAACGTTGTTGTGAACCTGTTCATTCCTTGAGAGATAGAGACGAAGATTATGACCTAGTTTTCCGCACCCGTCCTCAACTGCATTCTCAACAACGGTATGTGCATCCTCATAGTCGATGGTGATCGACGGTGGATCCCTCAGAATATATAGGAGCGTATGAATGATGCATATTGATTCATCCCTGTCGATGGCGCATTTCTCATAAAGATCCAGATGATAGGCTATCAGCGATAGTATTTCATACTTCAACAGCTGGCGTTCTGCATCGATATCGCGTTTCACAAAAGGCTCCGTCGCGTTCCATCCATGATCCTTATGCAATCCCCCTTCCCAGAGCTTCATTCCATCATCCCGCTAGATTCTTTTTCTTTCTTATAGATCAAAATAAGATCCGGCCATCTCTTGATCAACAGCTGTTTTTCTGTTATGCGAGTGCACGGTGGCATTTCCGTATACCTCTATGAAGCCCTTTGATACCCTCTGATCGAATTTACTGGAACTGTAGTTTATCAGATCCCTGTTGTATATGAACGTGCTTCCCCAGGCACCCTCATTGAAGATATGTCCACCGAATAGCTTCATCCTAATCTCTCCCGTTATGTCTCTGTTGAATTCGGCTTCTGCTGCATTTATGGCGTTCATAACTGGATCATGCCAGAGTCCACCATAGACGAATTTTGAAAAATGCCAGTCTAGCATCATCTTTACCTCTGCTTCATTCCTGTTGAGGATCAGGGACTCCAGATATCTGTGGGCGTGGGTGATCACAGCTGCGGCAGGGCATTCATAAACCTCATGACTCTTGAGTCCCACGACCCTGTTTTCCACGTGATCGATGAGTCCGATCCCGGCCGATCCAGCGAGGGCATTCAGCTTCATGATCAGATCCGAGAGCTTCATCTTTTCACCATTCATCTCCGTGGGAATGCCACCGTCGAAGGCAAGCGTGATCTCAACATTCTTTTCCGCCTTCCATGGTGGAACGATCCATTCATAGACATCCTCAGGCAACCCCTTTCCGATATCTTCAATATCGGGGCCCTCAACGGATCTCCCCCAAATGTTCTCGTCTATGGAATATTTGCCGTCCAGCTTCACAGGTATCCCATGGGTTTTTGCGTATTCTATCTCGTCGCTGCGCATCATGTTCCATTCCCTCACAGGAGCCAGAACTTCTATGGAGGGATCAAATGCCTTTATGGAAACCTCGAACCTCACCTGATCGTTTCCCCTGCCAGTAGACCCATGGACTATGTATTTGGCTCCAATTTTATGCGCATAATGAACAGCCTCTTCTGCCATGAGGGGCCTTGCTAAAGCAGTTGAAAGAGGATATCCTTCGTAGTTTCCATTGGACATAATCGATTTTGCGATGAATCTGTCTGCAAATTGATCCTTGGCATCATGAACAAAAACTGGATACGCACCCAGCGATTCGGCTTTGGCAGCAATCGCGTTCAAATCCGTATTGCCCACATCAAGAGTGAGCGTTGAGACGCTAAGCGACAATTTCTCCTGAAGCCAGCTTATCATTACGGATGTATCAAGACCTCCAGAATAAAGCAGAAGAGCTTTTTCCATGGGCATCCATTTATATTCGATATAAACAATTTTTCGTTGATATTTGAATTTTTAAAAACAATTCAACATTATTTTGTCATTAAGTAAAAAATATTATATTCAAAACTAATATTACATATTATGAATAGAAGAATAAGGGGAGATGTGGAAGAGAGGACGATGGATTATCTTGTGAAAAGGCCAGAGATATTCACGTTGCTCAATACCGGCATAGTCAATCTCAATGGACTGGCAGCTCTCATAAGCAGAGAAAATGGAGATCTAAATCCGCTTTCGGTCAGGTCGGCGCTGCAGAAGATTATGAAAAGCGGAAGGATAACTGATTATCGCAAGGCTACTGATGATCTTTTAAGGAAAAGCAAAGTGACTCTGCAGGATAAGGTATCCGTTATAACGGCCAAGAGGAAGCTAGATATGGATTTTCTCTCCGTAACGTTCCTTACGGATTCTGTGGTTTATATCGTCGATGAAACAAGATCCAAGAACATACCCCGGGATGCGAATGTTGAAAGGAATGTCAGCCTGATCCACATCTTTTCGCCCTATGACATAGTTTCCACCCCTGGTTTCGCGTTGAATGTTGTTCAGCGAATATACGCTGCGGGAATAAACATATTGCAGCTCATATCATGTTCCAATGAGACCATGATAGTCGTAAATAGGGAGGATGCAGTCAAGGCTTATTCTGCGCTGACAGCCTACTGATCGAATTCATTATGCGGCCGTCATCTTTCTATCGGAATAACAGGATTAAGATCGACGGAGTCTGACAATCTTCGGTCACGGGCTCCACATCTCCTACAATTATGATATATCTTTTCATTCAAGGTCTGTCGTCTCCTAAGTTTTCGATTCTTTATTGTTTTTCATTTGGTGAAGTTAGTTTAAAAAAATTTAAATAAACTTCACAATTCCATCATCCATGATCATGGACATAAAACTCGATCGACATCCTCTGGTCTTCATAGGCCATGGGCATGAATTTGATGAGAAGATAGTGGCTTTTTCCCAAGAAGCTTCGATCATCTATGCATTCACCGATGAGAGGATCGTCGATCCACATGTCTCAGTTGTCTCTGGGAAATTTGAGGATGGAATAGAGACCGTCAGGGATGTTAGGCCCATCATCACCTTCATTTCCACCGAGGATGAGGTTCTAGACGCGCAGCTCGCCAGCATGGCATCTCTGTATTCAACCATGGTTTACATACCGGATCGCGTGATGCTGAGCGATATAAATCTTTGCGCGTTGATAAAGAAAGGGCCTGTATCGATAGGCATATCGACAAAGGGGA from Thermoplasma sp. Kam2015 includes the following:
- a CDS encoding DNA alkylation response protein gives rise to the protein MKFDFSNIFLSKGLDYFSDDLVLQDVLNYLGYDADEKLSEMGRYVSTEMIEDSIFIDHYGEPALQTWGILDNRTDGIWISRTHQNMIDRLLDMGVVSRIVEKDDLMYHFISGYLISDSGLFCTLTLTGQTAYGLKKYGGEDLEVFLKHYANRDHWLGATYYTEIQGGSDLGANQTTAVKSGKKYILNGENKYFASNAGLADGAVVTARMQGAKPGAKGISVFFVPTIRSDGTRNYEIRRIKDKLGTIMVPTGEVVLKDSEGYLIGDEKNGIYIALEILEVSRIDDAIAAVGIARKALWEAYLYSKRRTAFGKPIIDHPLMLRDLAEMESEVEASTVLSMVAADMFSRASHLKPPYDDQYHMARAFTHMAKNVASWSSDYVTRYAMEVFGGKGFLKEFPIEKFHRDSIVTSLWEGTSNIQALDFLELMQKKGIDEKIFTLIWNIMENLSSDNAAIVKSAFDSVRERVLAYRNSGNVEYFAKDMLNLFGYLSSLAYMFSVSEKTGNVGMQMAARIYYYRHFLGSLPPDIPFGDLHRVVDWMNIGGGEKVIEVK
- a CDS encoding MoaD/ThiS family protein; the encoded protein is MPEGITFGEMKETLIDRFSTFIRPIEIGMYANMRPEDDQYVLKDGDTIYIFPRSSTP
- a CDS encoding SMP-30/gluconolactonase/LRE family protein; translated protein: MDPEIIFKKIDDLGEGPTFDEKRNRVYWVDIRGKKFHYLNLDNSEMKTFASIGMISSIVPTDSNMMAATVDHGLYLIDDNGKHTLLIEVEKEQKSTRFNDGKADPFGNYVAGTMDLEEKRPIGSLYVLTGKTIRRILDNLTISNGIAWNTKKKVFYHIDTPKRRVEAYSYDSRMNIERMGTAVDFRNEVGNPDGMTIDAEGNLWVAHWGGNRITVHDPEKQKKIDEIKFPAQNITSCVFAGDGLHDLYVSSASNGNADDLGGSLFRVKTEYTGSRTFVFSVP
- a CDS encoding lyase family protein, with the translated sequence MKLWEGGLHKDHGWNATEPFVKRDIDAERQLLKYEILSLIAYHLDLYEKCAIDRDESICIIHTLLYILRDPPSITIDYEDAHTVVENAVEDGCGKLGHNLRLYLSRNEQVHNNVLMFTVERTAKIVSDMLQCIKVLEKLETDALLPGSTHFMPAMPISARTYLNYIEESLAFHIKAIDHSVSIVSDLAYGYGSGYGSPFSGSLYTMAVMLGLGQPHKNPMFAASLYQYVFTSVVNSITQTAVFISRIAMDLIDYYRMGYVTLPDAFTTGSSLMPNKRNPDYLELLQGIASLSMSNAVMIWSTFLNKTSGYHRDFQIMKDSFVEFIDYFSDALSHFKTLIENIRFISNIQKLPDEIFATGNAWNAFKIKHDWRESYIDIGKMLKDGANIKPYEPENYIDVVEMQDLETIAEKYSDILKKWENLIEKAEKFAEGISGNAEYKGP
- a CDS encoding argininosuccinate synthase, yielding MEKALLLYSGGLDTSVMISWLQEKLSLSVSTLTLDVGNTDLNAIAAKAESLGAYPVFVHDAKDQFADRFIAKSIMSNGNYEGYPLSTALARPLMAEEAVHYAHKIGAKYIVHGSTGRGNDQVRFEVSIKAFDPSIEVLAPVREWNMMRSDEIEYAKTHGIPVKLDGKYSIDENIWGRSVEGPDIEDIGKGLPEDVYEWIVPPWKAEKNVEITLAFDGGIPTEMNGEKMKLSDLIMKLNALAGSAGIGLIDHVENRVVGLKSHEVYECPAAAVITHAHRYLESLILNRNEAEVKMMLDWHFSKFVYGGLWHDPVMNAINAAEAEFNRDITGEIRMKLFGGHIFNEGAWGSTFIYNRDLINYSSSKFDQRVSKGFIEVYGNATVHSHNRKTAVDQEMAGSYFDL
- a CDS encoding ACT domain-containing protein translates to MNRRIRGDVEERTMDYLVKRPEIFTLLNTGIVNLNGLAALISRENGDLNPLSVRSALQKIMKSGRITDYRKATDDLLRKSKVTLQDKVSVITAKRKLDMDFLSVTFLTDSVVYIVDETRSKNIPRDANVERNVSLIHIFSPYDIVSTPGFALNVVQRIYAAGINILQLISCSNETMIVVNREDAVKAYSALTAY
- a CDS encoding bifunctional precorrin-2 dehydrogenase/sirohydrochlorin ferrochelatase, giving the protein MDIKLDRHPLVFIGHGHEFDEKIVAFSQEASIIYAFTDERIVDPHVSVVSGKFEDGIETVRDVRPIITFISTEDEVLDAQLASMASLYSTMVYIPDRVMLSDINLCALIKKGPVSIGISTKGKSPAMTVMIKKRLNACIDKYGIITREDALMIDFISRNRTKIISGIRDRRRRRVMMYKIAVDRNMRSMVASGTGDPDKMLESLIDGQ